In the genome of Vicia villosa cultivar HV-30 ecotype Madison, WI linkage group LG7, Vvil1.0, whole genome shotgun sequence, one region contains:
- the LOC131618761 gene encoding uncharacterized protein LOC131618761: protein MSQSSPSKKSSPTSETTSGSRAPNVVSDQDVVLDVVPLNSVPATDTVRNLPRKMHVRKSTGGSVPETFSVQGREGSTYVHNAIAGIVTRILNEGHKVDGISVPLAQMSASENSKDDQDGQDDASKDQGDVETSVDNIEEKIPGAKEVETSEAVNVETSGTKDAEIPEPEKAEEVPVAISKETPNEGPTVHDVVNLDDLDDSIDIADDELISSISHRVKTRKGKQACDQDFSKPQVTPQKKVTIKKDKKVLAEPSTTGSKATVKKRKERSVSVPEDDVLSDEFIVNLSQDCGDGTTDDFHKVYVRRKCIDFSPAVINLYLGRDAEAQPELEVTDNEVCKVITGDKVKKWPIKSKLSASSLNVRYALLHKIGAANWVPTNHTSTIAVGLGRFIYAVGTKTKFDYGTYIFDQTMRHVGTSATKLPIAFPSLICGIILKQHPGILKSKDFVCKRESALSFHYKLLQRSDDKTSAGTSQPSKSVNKALLIAELKETCQELDNRKLKLENLIHSLEQSTDDDLAGEKGGDNMDEDKEAEEEAEDAEAEGAESGSSDAAEWTSSSSDDNPGGSSDEDSDGSND, encoded by the exons ATGTCTCAGAGTTCTCCCTCAAAGAAATCTTCTCCTACCTCTGAAACAACATCAGGTTCTAGGGCACCAAATGTTGTGAGTGATCAAGATGTTGTGCTGgatgttgtgccattgaactcTGTTCCTGCTACCGATACTGTTCGTAATctaccaagaaagatgcatgtaAGAAAATCAACTGGGGGATCTGTTCCTGAAACCTTTTCTGTTCAAGGTAGAGAGGGTTCTACTTATGTTCACAATGCGATCGCAGGTATTGTCaccagaatcttgaatgaaggacACAAGGTTGATGGGATATCCGTTCCTCTAGCCCAGATGTCTGCTTCTGAGAACAGCAAAGATGATCAAGATGGTCAAGATGATGCTAGCAAAGATCAGGGTGATGTTGAGACATCGGTTGATAACATTGAAGAGAAGATCCCAGGTGCCAAAGAAGTTGAGACATCTGAAGCTGTTAATGTTGAAACATCTGGTACTAAAGATGCTGAAATTCCTGAGCCTGAGAAAGCTGAAGAGGTTCCTGTTGCTATTTCTAAAGAAACCCCTAATGAAGGCCCTACTGTGCATGATGTGGTGAATCTGGATGACCTGGATGATTCTATTGACATTGCTGATGATGAACTCATCTCTAGCATCTCTCATAGAGTCAAGACTCGTAAGGGCAAACAGGCTTGTGATCAAGATTTCTCCAAACCTCAGGTTACTCCTCAAAAGAAGGTCACTATAAAGAAGGACAAGAAGGTCCTTGCTGAACCTTCAACCACAGGGAGCAAGGCTactgtgaagaagaggaaggaaagaagtgTTTCTGTCCCAGAAGATGATGTcttaagtgat gaATTCATTGTGAATTTGTCTCAAGATTGTGGTGATGGAACAACTGATGATTTTCATAAGGTGTATGTTAGAAGAAAGTGTATAGATTTTTCCCCTGCTGTTATCAACCTATATCTAGGTAGAGATGCtgaggctcaacctgagcttgaagtgactGATAATGAGGTTTGCAAGGTAATCACTGGTGATAAGGTTAAGAAGTGGCCCATAAAGAGCAAACTGTCTGCTAGTTCTCTTAATGTCAGGTATGCATTGCTGCACAAAATTGGTGCTGCTAACTGGGTGCCTACCAATCACACTTCCACCATTGCTGTTGGCCTAGGAAGATTCATATATGCTGTGGGAACCAAGACAAAATTTGACTATGGGACCTACATATTTGATCAAACTATGAGGCATGTTGGTACCTCTGCTACTAAGCTTCCCATTGCTTTCCCATCTCTGATATGTGGAATAATCCTCAAGCAACACCCTGGAATTCTGAAAAGTAAAGATTTTGTATGTAAGAGGGAGAGTGCTTTGtcttttcactacaagctgctgCAGAGGTCTGATGACAagacatctgctgggacatcacaACCCAGCAAATCTGTGAACAAAGCTCTTCTTATTGCTGAGCTAAAAGAGACTTGTCAAGAGTTGGACAACAGGAAGCTGAAACTTGAAAATCTCATCCACAGTCTTGAGCAGTCTACAGATGATGATCTTGCTGGTGAAAAGGGTGGTGACAATATGGATGAAGACAAAGAGGCTGAGGAAGAAGCTGAGGATGCTGAGGCTGAGGGTGCTGAGAGTGGGAGTAGTGATGCTGCTGAATGGACTAGTAGCTCAAGTGATGACAATCCTGGTGGCTCTAGTGATGAAGACAGTGATGGGTCTAATGATTAG